A genomic window from Synechococcus sp. CBW1107 includes:
- a CDS encoding transposase, translating to MKPTYDTAVRDQVRQRMSPPNRESVAEIARSTGITTQTLYNWRSQWQKQGQLVPATTKPPEQWSALDKLAAVIQAAGLSGPDLGAFCRERGLYPKQLARWRQAAEDANGPSAPSMADQRELQRKNQELIRQNRRLQRELEKKEKALSEAATLLMLSKKLDQLWPRDEEQ from the coding sequence ATGAAACCGACCTATGACACCGCTGTGCGGGACCAAGTCCGCCAGCGCATGAGCCCGCCAAACCGGGAGAGCGTGGCCGAGATCGCCCGCTCTACCGGGATCACGACCCAGACCCTCTACAACTGGCGCAGCCAGTGGCAGAAGCAGGGTCAGCTCGTGCCAGCCACCACCAAGCCGCCAGAGCAGTGGAGCGCTCTCGACAAGCTGGCCGCTGTGATCCAGGCGGCCGGCCTGAGTGGCCCTGATCTCGGGGCCTTCTGCCGTGAGCGGGGCCTCTACCCCAAACAGCTTGCCCGCTGGCGGCAGGCCGCCGAGGATGCCAATGGCCCCAGCGCTCCGAGCATGGCTGATCAGCGAGAACTTCAGCGTAAGAATCAGGAGCTGATTCGCCAGAATCGCCGCTTACAACGCGAATTGGAGAAGAAGGAGAAGGCTCTCTCGGAGGCGGCAACACTGCTGATGCTCTCAAAAAAGCTCGATCAGCTGTGGCCACGGGACGAGGAACAATGA
- a CDS encoding helix-turn-helix domain-containing protein, with translation MSPPQRQSVARISEEMGIHVITLYKWRKAWRLQGEVVPASEREPEGWSAADKFTVVPLRQESCPLGLTHPPGGQTDDHETDL, from the coding sequence ATGAGCCCGCCCCAGAGGCAGAGCGTGGCCCGGATTTCAGAAGAGATGGGCATCCACGTGATCACTCTCTACAAATGGAGGAAGGCCTGGCGGTTGCAGGGGGAAGTGGTGCCGGCATCCGAGAGGGAACCAGAAGGCTGGAGCGCTGCCGACAAGTTCACCGTGGTCCCCCTGCGTCAGGAAAGTTGTCCGCTCGGTCTGACCCATCCACCAGGGGGCCAAACCGACGACCATGAAACCGACCTATGA
- a CDS encoding lipopolysaccharide assembly protein LapB → MAVVLPGHLKSTFKQVRSLIVKEKNFPEARRILAGVPDGELYAPYHVAMAAIARSESDAAVAMAHLEKALSLTPEDIRLLSRIGKLRLQEGNKLLAQEYANRALLQKPTKKSDVTALASFLQQLGDADNAAKILREAVLQNPNDTKLRRMLAIAQLQLGQLDECERNLNNCLRLDPKNHYSQILLGEILIAQGNKVRGLAVLRSADNDECPSKLKERLSIDAAECYIDLGEYSAAKDELTRVQSSNSPRFNYCWGKIQYQDKDYEFALSSLMAASKSIGPDGDSTNAPIVDPSSLTKEDQQSRCEQLIHDLAGKLEKLKTTGYGSSQSGVNQSTMFDDNDDEF, encoded by the coding sequence ATGGCTGTGGTGCTTCCAGGTCACTTGAAATCAACCTTCAAGCAGGTGCGGTCCCTGATCGTTAAAGAGAAAAATTTTCCTGAGGCAAGAAGGATCTTGGCTGGAGTTCCTGATGGGGAACTCTATGCTCCATATCACGTAGCCATGGCTGCAATTGCTCGATCAGAAAGTGATGCTGCAGTTGCAATGGCTCACCTTGAAAAAGCACTTTCATTAACACCTGAAGACATTAGGTTGCTTTCTCGTATTGGTAAGCTGAGGCTTCAAGAAGGTAATAAACTTTTAGCACAAGAGTACGCAAACAGGGCTCTTCTACAGAAGCCGACCAAGAAGTCGGATGTAACTGCACTAGCATCATTCTTGCAACAGCTCGGAGATGCTGATAACGCAGCTAAAATTCTACGTGAAGCAGTTCTTCAAAATCCTAACGACACAAAGCTACGCAGGATGCTTGCTATTGCTCAACTTCAGCTAGGACAGCTGGATGAATGCGAACGCAATCTTAATAACTGCTTGAGACTTGATCCGAAAAATCATTATTCACAAATTCTCCTTGGTGAAATTCTAATCGCACAGGGTAATAAAGTGCGTGGTTTGGCAGTTCTTCGTTCAGCAGACAATGATGAATGTCCTTCAAAACTCAAAGAGCGCCTATCGATTGATGCGGCTGAATGCTATATAGATCTTGGTGAATACAGTGCTGCCAAGGATGAACTTACCCGAGTGCAAAGCAGCAACAGTCCTCGCTTTAACTATTGCTGGGGTAAGATTCAATATCAAGATAAAGATTATGAATTTGCATTGTCCAGCTTGATGGCTGCATCAAAGTCCATTGGACCGGATGGAGACTCGACCAATGCTCCAATTGTAGATCCTTCAAGCCTTACTAAAGAGGATCAGCAGAGTCGCTGTGAGCAGCTGATTCACGATTTGGCAGGAAAACTGGAAAAGTTGAAAACTACTGGATATGGATCATCTCAAAGCGGAGTGAATCAAAGTACTATGTTTGATGATAATGATGATGAATTCTAA
- a CDS encoding sulfotransferase, with translation MSEPIFLLSPPRSFSSVVSSIIGQHPQLYCFPELHLLWRDDIEHVLSSKSNITQSRFAPSGLLRAIAQIHEQVQNSASCSRAWMWLANHRSLSTKELFDYLCAAHEPKLCIEKSPGNTRSIDRMIRLFKFYPKAKFIHLTRSVVGSSKSLKEFFEHRDSNQGERKSLRHPLVKDNYALMWYATHKSILKFRSIIPPSNFLTVKGESILTEPHSVLPQICEWLGVSTDKRSIDEMLHPENSPYAFFGPRMAPCGNDPKFITNPEFRPMRRKEYSFEQVRTYLNSNDRSNFTRYYVERSSSEEAISRLQDWNQSILELVLDIEAQLGYA, from the coding sequence ATGAGTGAGCCTATCTTCTTATTGAGTCCCCCTCGTTCCTTTTCTTCAGTTGTTTCGTCTATAATTGGACAGCATCCCCAGCTTTATTGCTTTCCGGAGTTGCATCTGTTATGGCGCGATGATATAGAGCATGTTCTTTCAAGTAAATCTAATATTACTCAATCTCGTTTTGCTCCTAGTGGACTGCTACGAGCAATTGCACAGATTCATGAACAGGTTCAGAATAGTGCTTCCTGCAGTCGTGCATGGATGTGGCTTGCCAATCATAGATCTCTATCTACTAAGGAATTGTTTGATTATTTGTGTGCGGCTCATGAACCCAAGCTATGTATTGAGAAATCGCCTGGAAATACTCGATCAATTGATCGAATGATAAGACTTTTCAAATTTTATCCCAAAGCCAAATTCATCCATCTTACTCGGAGTGTCGTAGGCTCTTCTAAGTCACTTAAGGAGTTTTTTGAACATCGTGATTCAAATCAAGGTGAGCGTAAGAGTCTCCGACATCCACTTGTTAAAGATAACTATGCTTTAATGTGGTATGCTACTCATAAGAGCATATTGAAGTTTCGTTCGATTATACCTCCGTCCAATTTTCTTACAGTCAAGGGTGAGTCTATCCTAACTGAGCCACATTCAGTACTTCCTCAAATCTGCGAGTGGTTAGGAGTGTCGACTGACAAGCGAAGCATCGATGAAATGCTCCATCCAGAGAATTCTCCGTATGCCTTCTTTGGACCCCGTATGGCTCCATGTGGTAATGATCCAAAGTTTATTACTAATCCTGAATTTAGACCGATGCGCAGGAAGGAATATTCATTCGAACAAGTCAGGACTTACCTAAATTCAAATGATCGCTCAAACTTTACTCGCTACTACGTGGAGAGGTCTAGTAGCGAGGAAGCTATTTCGCGTTTACAAGATTGGAATCAGTCAATACTTGAACTAGTCTTAGATATCGAAGCACAACTTGGCTACGCTTGA
- a CDS encoding IS256 family transposase: MSLDTYVYLDATYLHGRLGRNMQVVSRAVVVAIGINALGYREVLGIAVGDSEAEGFWRQFLGSLKERGLDGTRLVISDAHLGLTAAIKRMFQGSSWQRCRVHFLRNLLSHVPKAGQDMVAAAMKAVFVIQAPDQVRAHWQRVTEMLRKQFPGAVPVMEAARDDVLAFLHFPQEHWRKVWSTNPLERLNKEIKRRTNVVGIFPNDPAIVRLVGSQLLEQQEEWQLERRRFFSEATMAKIPEPEEPLELTDADPNAQPAATIS; this comes from the coding sequence ATGTCGCTTGACACCTACGTCTACCTCGACGCCACCTACCTCCACGGCCGCCTGGGCCGAAATATGCAGGTGGTGTCGCGGGCGGTGGTGGTGGCGATCGGCATCAATGCCCTCGGCTACCGCGAAGTTCTCGGCATTGCCGTGGGCGACAGCGAGGCGGAGGGCTTCTGGCGTCAGTTCCTGGGCTCACTCAAGGAGCGTGGCCTCGACGGCACCCGCCTGGTGATCTCGGATGCCCACCTGGGCCTGACGGCAGCGATCAAGCGGATGTTCCAGGGCAGTAGCTGGCAGAGGTGCCGGGTGCACTTCCTGCGCAACCTGCTGAGCCATGTGCCCAAGGCCGGCCAGGACATGGTGGCCGCTGCCATGAAAGCGGTGTTCGTGATCCAGGCTCCAGATCAGGTGCGCGCCCACTGGCAGCGGGTCACCGAGATGCTGCGCAAGCAGTTCCCCGGCGCCGTGCCCGTGATGGAAGCCGCCCGGGACGACGTGCTGGCCTTCCTGCACTTCCCCCAGGAGCACTGGCGCAAGGTCTGGAGCACCAACCCGCTCGAGCGCCTCAACAAGGAGATCAAACGCCGCACCAACGTGGTCGGCATCTTCCCCAATGATCCAGCGATCGTGCGCCTGGTGGGCAGCCAGCTGCTGGAGCAGCAGGAGGAATGGCAGCTGGAGCGTCGCCGCTTCTTCTCTGAGGCCACCATGGCCAAGATCCCAGAGCCAGAAGAGCCCTTGGAGCTCACCGATGCAGATCCGAACGCCCAGCCGGCTGCAACCATCAGCTGA
- the istB gene encoding IS21-like element helper ATPase IstB, with the protein MSPTNPRNRSTAAIPPVPTEELEAMLTRLRLPAIRDRLDALLEEAARREMNLREALAWLCAAEVARKDQLRMEMALRLARFPYVRTLEAFDFEAQPSIDPAQIRELATCRWVANGDTLLLLGPPGVGKTHLAVALGREAVRLGHSVQYVGAMELISALAKAQAQHALEGRLTQYAKTRLLIIDELGYLPLEPNAAYLFFQLISRCYQRGSVLITSNRPVMEWGEVFGDQVVATAILDRLLHHSHVLTIRGDSYRLREKRRSGLIRPQAGGSSSPDSAGLRPPPPGEKA; encoded by the coding sequence ATGAGTCCCACCAACCCACGCAACCGATCCACAGCGGCGATACCACCGGTACCGACCGAGGAGCTGGAGGCAATGCTCACCCGCCTACGGCTCCCAGCAATCCGCGACCGCCTCGATGCGCTGCTGGAGGAAGCGGCAAGGCGGGAGATGAACCTGCGCGAGGCCCTGGCCTGGCTGTGCGCGGCCGAGGTGGCACGCAAAGACCAGCTGCGGATGGAGATGGCGCTGCGGCTGGCGCGCTTCCCCTATGTGCGCACGCTGGAAGCGTTCGATTTCGAGGCCCAGCCGTCGATCGACCCGGCCCAGATCCGTGAGTTGGCCACCTGCCGCTGGGTGGCCAACGGCGACACCCTGCTGCTGCTCGGGCCGCCGGGTGTGGGCAAGACCCACCTGGCGGTGGCGCTGGGCCGGGAGGCGGTGCGTCTCGGTCACAGCGTCCAGTACGTCGGTGCCATGGAGCTGATCAGCGCCCTGGCCAAGGCCCAGGCGCAGCACGCCCTGGAGGGCCGGCTGACGCAGTACGCCAAAACCCGGCTGCTGATCATCGATGAGCTGGGCTACCTGCCGCTGGAGCCGAACGCTGCGTACCTGTTCTTCCAGCTGATCTCCCGCTGCTACCAGCGCGGCAGCGTGCTGATCACCTCCAACCGCCCCGTCATGGAATGGGGCGAGGTGTTTGGCGATCAGGTGGTCGCCACAGCGATCCTCGACCGGCTGCTGCACCACAGCCACGTGCTGACGATCCGGGGCGACAGCTACCGGCTCAGGGAGAAGCGGCGCAGCGGCCTGATCCGCCCGCAGGCGGGCGGTTCCTCCTCACCGGACAGCGCTGGCCTACGGCCACCACCGCCCGGTGAGAAGGCCTAA
- a CDS encoding IS3 family transposase, producing MIPPEDRSQLMELFREGLKEGASATAIADLIGICSRTLRRWGIAFQTHGFSQDRRKGSPRNVAHRFTPEERQRLIHIVNDPRFADLTPAQIVAILAEERIYVGSESTIYRIMRQEGLLNHRGRTRLPREPREVPVLEATGIHQVLAWDITLLPGPVKGQFYYLYMVMDVWSRRILGAEVHEHECSELASAFFDRVCRDEGISKETAAVLHSDNGAPMRSFTLAAKMAELGVSLSFSRPRVSNDNAYAESWFRTMKYHQSYPLRRFRDLLSVKAWVDGFVEWYNAEHRHSGIKYVTPNQRHYGQADAICAIRQQTYEEARQRHPQRWSRPPRNWLQPQVVSINHPRPQKPVAA from the coding sequence ATGATCCCGCCAGAGGATAGAAGTCAGCTGATGGAATTGTTCCGAGAAGGTCTCAAAGAAGGGGCTTCTGCCACGGCGATTGCAGATCTGATCGGTATCTGCTCACGCACGTTACGGCGCTGGGGCATTGCGTTCCAGACACATGGATTCAGCCAGGATCGCCGCAAAGGCTCTCCACGGAATGTGGCGCACCGATTCACACCAGAAGAGCGGCAGCGCTTAATTCACATCGTCAACGATCCGCGATTCGCGGACCTCACTCCCGCCCAGATCGTGGCCATCCTTGCCGAGGAGCGAATCTATGTGGGTTCAGAGTCCACGATTTACCGCATCATGCGGCAAGAGGGTCTGCTGAACCACCGTGGCAGAACCCGCCTGCCGCGTGAGCCCAGGGAGGTTCCGGTGTTGGAAGCAACGGGCATCCATCAAGTACTGGCCTGGGATATCACCCTCCTCCCCGGCCCCGTGAAGGGGCAGTTCTATTACCTCTACATGGTGATGGATGTATGGAGCCGGCGCATCCTCGGCGCAGAGGTGCATGAGCATGAATGTAGCGAGTTGGCCAGCGCATTCTTTGATCGTGTCTGCCGCGATGAAGGGATCAGCAAGGAGACTGCTGCGGTCCTGCACTCGGACAATGGCGCCCCCATGCGCTCATTCACTCTGGCGGCCAAGATGGCGGAGCTGGGGGTGTCGCTTTCGTTCTCGAGGCCACGCGTCAGCAATGACAACGCCTATGCCGAGTCGTGGTTCCGCACGATGAAATACCACCAGAGTTATCCGCTCAGGCGATTCCGGGATCTGCTTTCGGTGAAAGCCTGGGTGGATGGCTTTGTCGAGTGGTACAACGCTGAGCACCGGCACAGCGGCATCAAGTACGTGACGCCCAATCAGCGCCATTACGGCCAGGCTGACGCGATCTGCGCCATCCGCCAACAGACCTATGAGGAAGCTCGGCAGAGGCATCCTCAGCGCTGGAGCCGGCCACCCCGCAACTGGTTACAGCCACAGGTTGTGAGCATCAACCATCCGCGACCGCAGAAACCTGTGGCTGCTTGA